The genomic stretch ACAAGTATTAAATATATGATCATTGACTCTTTTTCCATAGGGATTTATGTATTTCACTTGGTTCACGAAACACATCAGGGATAAATTGTAGCCATGTAATGAAAGACTGTTATTTGTAGGATATTTGTAAGAAACCTTTCCCATTTACTGAAGTTGCCGAGAAATGCACAAACATTGCAGGAGTCAGACAGTAAACAGGTAGGCTCATATCGTTAAAGCAGTTGAACACTGAAGAACTCTATATTGTCACTGGCACCTTCTACTGCACCATGCGCTGTGATGCCAGTCAGATTGCTTAAAGCCAAACTTTCTCCTGATGATCATTATctggtattttaattttgtggaaGTCTCACTTGAGATTCCTTGAACTGCGATCTGCTGAAGTGCCAAATTCTTAGGACCTCAAACAGAGCATTATGGAAAAGCTcgtaagaaaaaaagaattatatatTCAGAACAGTACTTGAGCAACATGCGCTCAATAATACAAGGACACAATTGAGGCTGgggaaacaaaatattaaatcacTACTCAAGAGGGAGCCACAGTTCTCTGCACTGAATGAGACGGATGTCCATGGACAGTGGCACATGACAATGAATTAAGATTGTATAAAGCAACCTTATTTCAACATTTCCTAGCTTTACAATGTCCTTTTTTACAGTATTGTTTAAAGTTACCCAATTCATAGAAAAAcaagctggaaggaaaaaattccAATGACAGCTGTCACTTTCCTGACTCATCAATACGGATAAAACTGCCTAGCTCTACAGCAAAACGTCTACCTCAGTGCTAAGTAACTGTCAAAAATTGGTCATCCCCAGTGAAGTTGCACTGAGTGGGTTTTAGCAACAAACTTCACAGATATTTCTGCCAAAGGCAGCAACAACAATGTCCAGAATTCAGGGATTCAGCTTCTGGGTTTATAGGAGAGCAAGCTGAGGCAGCCAATAGATACTTCCGGTCAAAAAACCTTAACACATTTTGGTCCTTTCCTAATGCTGTTCCTTTCTAATGCACTTCCTCACCACTACGCTAGTCGTCTTCAATGCTCCTAGCCAAATTCATGTCAGAGATCAAGCTCATTGTGCAGCACAAAATGATCAAATTTTGATACAGAACACACACCAACTGTATATTAATTCACCCAGACTATGCCGCCTTGACCATCTCAGGTACTTCAGTTGACTCCCATACATAAGTCACCAGCTACAAGGCTAATGTGCATCTTTCTTACAACAGacacaccaagaaaaaaatatatctaactactgaagaaatttttttaaaaatcattttcattataatatttttttaaacataagtCAAATTCTGTTACCAGTGACATCCCTGTGACATCTGTAGACTTCTAATTGTTTCATTGGTAGCAAGTCAATCTTCACTTTCACCTTATGGAAACAATGACAGAGAACTAACCCTGAGCTTGCATACAATCTAAAACCTCAAGAGATTTAAATGCCCCAGTCCTCTCCAAGTCCAGTATTCATTTTGACAGTTTTTCCATCAATACTTTGGGAAGCTGACTTTCACACCTAAGATGTAATCTTCCAGTACTTGGGCAAAAGGTATGCCCTTGCCATATGGTAAGGGCACCCCCACTGAAGACTGGATCAAACCTCCGGGTTCATTAAGAATCTGGAGGACAAAACCTCTAAACATAGTAATTACTGTGGATAATAAGGACCTTCATTTGCATACTCTCAGTCACTATGGATAAGATAAGGTCTTTTGTTTACATACCCTCACATAAACATTAAGAAATGAGAAGCATATTCTCCCTTCATAGTTATCCCTAAACTGTAAGTAGGAAGCAAGCAGGCTCCTAGGAATATTACCCTACAGGCCAGTTTTGCCAAACTCCCAGTACCCTAAAAGGCAGTTCATCTGAACAATAGTAGAAgcaataatagaaaatattatttagtcATTACATCCACCTGGAATAAAACTATAATGCAGTTGCAGGCCTGAAATGGTGCTCTGCACTTGACCGTATCCTGGCCTTCCTATAGGAACCCCCTATAAGGTTTGTGGCAAACAtagcacaaaacaaaatagaaaaattttcTATAAATGCTCACAGTCATATTCTGTAAATACAAGGTATAGCAAATTTAATAGTGACAGAGTCAATACAGATTAGGAATGTCCACCATTCTTAAACACCATATACATTATGAATATATATACTGTATATTTTCAACTGATTCCATCCTCAGGCTCACCGTATTAACACAATCGTAacatgttttattaatttatatgaaaaatacttcaCTAAGAAAGTAGACAAACTGCACAGAAATAGTACAAGTGTCATGTGCATAGCAATATAGCTTAAAGCATTCACATATggctttgttttaatgaaactaTTGGGGAAATGGCCCTGTATGGACCTATGGTTACACAGTTGACATAATGTAAACTGCTTCACATCTTTTAGGCACTTGCTAACAATAGTGTTCAATccctgaaaaaacaaaatcaagagCTAACAagtgaaaataacaaaaatcccAGGATAAGAGCTGTGTGTAgttgaaaaaattttaaaaattgattttagtAGTGCATgcacagaactgaaaaatagaGGGGGGGGCAATTTCTGTGCAAGAATTATACCAAATAActgaaaagtataaaaatatttacatgtttaggttttttttaaatatatacagaaCAAAAGCCCTGAAGACTCATTctatagaataaaaatataggACATGATAGtagtaacaaaaaataatatatatttttatggaatTGTATTTGCAGTTAGTTACAAGTTATCTAAACCACAAAGCTCCTTGATCCATCTCAAAGTTCAATGGCAATaatctcctcttccttttaaaatacaagcacTTTGCATCATTTTCAAACTTCAGTTAcaatactgaaatacaaaacaaaatgacTTGTGTATCCTAATTCAATTGATTCTCTTTTCAAAAAACTGTAATGtatgatatttattttcttcactggtCATCATTACACTAATGAATTCCAATCTCGAGTAGCCTCCATCAGATGCCTCTGTCCATGTCCTACCCAATTATCCTGATTGTCAAATATTCTACCGCAAAACCAGCAGCTAAACTTAGCTTTCAAGGTGTTATCAGAGGTAGTTTTCACAATCTGATAATTGTTTTTGCTAGTCTTTTTCAGTGTCAATTTTAAGacaaatctttcttttacaGGGCTAATAGGTTTTATTGTCCTGTGCCTCTTTTGAGAAAGATCATCAGTAGTTACGTTCAAAGGATTGCAGAAGGCTGGCTGCAGAAGCGCTTCAATAGTTCTTTTTGACAATGAAACCTTAAGAACATGTCCCTTAAATTTAGCAATGGTTTTCATTACATTTACAACTTCTGGAACATCTGCATCGGGATGGTTAAGCACAACAACTGGTTGATTTCTCCGAGGGCATTTTACAAGCTGTTTAGAATTAAAAGGAAGTAATTTCAAAGTCCTCACAGTTTCTTTTGATGCCCTTGGCTTGTAAGGGCCACCTGATTCACTAACAACTTCAGCTTGATTCTTCTCCTTACACTTTCTGTGCAACATTACTTTCTTTCTTGGAGGTTCTGGGCAATTATCCTTACTTTTCCGtttgaaatttttgtttctttgcacaCTCACAGTTTCTGAACTTTTAGACCCAGTTTGTTTCAAACGAGGTTTTACTTTTGCGCTTCTGTTTCGGGTACTCCACGTGGACTTCTGACTACCAAAGTTATTCCTGCTGTTAGCAGTTATTACTTGCATACTCTCAACAGAATCTTTTCGCAACCGAGTCCCTGCAGACTTAGAATAAACAGGTTCTACAGGAGGAACACAACATGCTGGATTAGAGCTTGCCAAAGAGGCATTTGCTGGCATTAACCTACCTGGTAAGATTAAGGCATCATTAGAAGTAAGATTAGTTTGTTTCTGTGCTAGTGCAGGAGTAAGGGACTGCAAGTTATTCAGCTGTAGTGAGGGCACTGAGTTGCTTACCGACTGAGTGGTATCAGCCAGTGTATCTGAAGTcttaattttcagcaaaagctTTTGTTGCATGGCTCCAGTTTTCTTTGGTTGACAATTTTGATAATGAGTATTATCCTGAAAAACACTATGGTTATGAACTACAGGCTTGTTTGGTGtcatacatttcagaaaaactgcCTGCTGTCCATCAGGCAAAAGTGCATAAacatgttgtttctttttaatttcctgttggTCTACTGACTCCAAAGAACCAAAGACAGCATCCTGATGCTCTGACAGCACCTTTACAGAAGTAATTCCTTTCACAGATGACTCCGATGAGTTTGCAATTACTAGAGGCCCTTTGAATGGCATGCTATTCAATGAGTCATTTGCTGTACTACATGCTCTCCTATTACAGGAACTTCGTACACTTCTGAAACTGtcatttttcccctccacttTTGAAGCTGGTACGGTTATTTTACCATATTCTCTGGAGGCAACTCTCCCTAAAACCTGAGAACTATCACTAGGGACATTTGCAACTGTTCCAATTGCCCCACTAAAAGTCAAAATCATTCCAGgtcctttatttaaaacaaaggatGCAGGTACACCTTTAGTCATCACATGCCCATCTGACGAACTGGTTGACGGAAGAGATTTTCCTGAAACCACCTGTAGTCCGGGCTGGTTAGCAAGGtgcaaaggaacaaaaaatcCTGATGGAGGGGAGTGAACTAAATGGGGTTTCTTCTGTTCCTGAAGAGCCGGCAAAAAGCTACTGGGATTTGGGGTTGTAGGCAGTATTTTATCTTTCACTAACTGCTGTGTTACGATTGCATCTGTATGAGTGTTTAGCAACGTACCAACACCTGGAGCTCTGGATAATTTATCCATTCCCTGTGAATCAAATGATGTTCTAGGtgtctgtctttctctcccACAATGAGTACCTTCATTTGTGCTACATCTTGTGTTCAACTCTCTCTTATATAAATGAAAGCCTACATTAGTAGGAGACCTCTGAAAACCACACGCAGTTGCCGAGCTTTTTAAATGCGTAAAGGCTTTATTCCCTGCCTCGTGACCAGAAAGTAGCTTGTCAGAATGAAGTTTTATGCAGTTATTTGACTTGCCATGGGATTCTTGCTGTGTAGTTGCTTTCACTTTTAACACGTCTTGCAGGAACTGGTTTATTTCAGGTGATAAATAATTAGCTGCCTGTTCGCTCCGCAATGAGAAAACAGATGTGATTTTAGGCATCAAGACCGAGTTACCACAATCAGAGCCATTTTCTTGCAATTTCTCAGCTACATTCTCAAAGCCTTGATGTATGTTAGCATCCAAATACTGCTGGCCATTATGCTGGTCCTCCATAAAACACTCACTGTCAACAACACATTTAGATTGGCTTTTAGAAGACATAGAGTTGTTCTTAGTGTATGTGTGTCCATaagttttattaatatttgatTGGGCTGATACAACTTTCTCTGGTTTTAAGCCTTGCATCAACTCTGAATATGAAGATGCAGATTCAGTTCTTCtactgttttgaaaagaaactgttttgcTAGATAAAAATTCTTTATATCTGTCATCTGTTGACATCCAAATGCTATACGGATTATCTGAAGTGTTCATTTTGGAATAGTTATGAAAAGACAGTAACCCTTCATTAGAAGAATCCACTGAAGTTGAATAATAGAGATTATTAGTTCCGTTACTATTATTCACGCCaccattttgtattttcagttcagGAAAGAAGGGCATTTTCATAGGGTCATAGTGAAGCGTATTTGTAATAGTGGGTGGTAATACCTGAGGATGACTTGGAGGACTACAGCTTCCCCATGAGATATTACTTCGAGTTCCAACTTTTGTCACCTCACATGGAGGTACAGCTGAGTCCAACTTCATTGGCAAATAATTCGAACTTTTTCCTACAGCTACATTAGAAGGTGCTACAGTTTGAGAAACACTCCTACCATACAATAAGgagttattttgtttttccacttttgtTCTTCCTGAATGAGGAGCAGAACAAGAAAATGGAGGGGAGGTTAATGAGTGAACAGAACTGTTCTTTAAGGTTGACTGGTCGGTTACATGTGGTATAGCACCTGAAGACAAGCCACAGGGATCAGCAGTCTGTAGCAAATGAGTTGCAGAACCATCTTTAATAGGATCAGCTTTCTGACCCAACAAATGTAAGTTTTGCTTACTTGTAGGTAATAATTTTATAACTATATGTTGTTTTCCATCTACCATTTTAAATCCCATAAATTTAGCACTGTAATTTGCTGGAacagatattttattatttttgaccATCAATACCGTTGGCCCatgaacagcatttttcagtaaTCCCAGGCCATACCCTGCTCCATCATCTGCTTTATTATATTGTGCAGTAGTAGCAGAGAGCATTCCACCTGTGAAATTATGCTTTTCTGTATATGTAATttgatctttttcttcatttgcttccACATCTCTCATACAGTGGTTCAGCTCCTCagattttgtttgaattttattCACACTTCTTAGcacttgtgcatttttttctccagttttgtCACTTccactgcttatttttttccgTCTCCAGAGTGCTTTTTTTGATGCTCCCATTTTGTATCTTCTTAACACAAGCTTCAGTCCTGCTGGAGTCTTCACTAttcttttttcacatttatccttttccagtttttcttttgcatataaGTGGTCTCTATGCAAAGCTatgatgtgttttaaaagataatCTTTCCGTGGTGTGCTGTAACTGCAATATTGACAACCATAAGGAAACATACTGGCATGAACAAGAAGATGTTTCTGAAACTCCTCCTTTGTAAAGCTTACGTGATGGCATTTTCCACATTTATATGGAATCTCATTATGTCTGTGAATGTGCTGAACAAATGTGCCCACATCCTGGGTGGAAAATCCACATTTTTCACATTGAAAGTGACCATTTACACAATGCTTTGATGTGAAGTGTTTTGTCAAATCCAACAAAGTGTACACATGCTCATCATTACAGAGCTCACATTTTACTAAAGTGCTACGATGGGTGCGTCTATGCTGTTTAAATGACTGAAAGTCATTAGCCGAGAAGTTGCACATCTCACAAGGATACAAAGGCAACTCGCCATAGTGTAAcagctgaaaatgtttctgtagaTCATTTGGGCTGTATCTGATGTTATCCTTGCACTTCGTACAAGTGAAATTCAGTATCTTTGCTGTAGTTTTCAACCCTTCTTCAAATTGCActtctggtttattttgcaAGTGGCTTCCCTCTGAACAAGTGGGATTGCTTCCATTCATTTTCTCTAGACTTAAGGACTTCCTTGCAGTTTGCTGTTTACACTGAAAGAGTTTTCTAAATCTATCAACTTCATGTTTCATTAATACTTCATTTGGAATGTTCACCTTGGGTAAatcaattttcacatttttaagttcGTAAGAGAAATTGACATCTAAAATTGCTGGTTGAGTCATCATACTTAAAGGATCATTCACCAGTGCTTTTCCCAAAGTAGTATCTGTAGAAAAATTCTTCGCAGCATTGTgttttaacaaattaatttgctttttgtcaGGAAAACACTGTTCCTTTTCAGATGGCATgattttaggttttcttttgctttaagtGAATTCTTGAGACTAGTTTTAGTTCCTGCAGCAAACAAGACTCCTGCGCCTTATTTTCAAGGTTCTAGAACTTCCCCATTTTATTCTCCTGAAATCAGAAAACAGACAAAGcaaatattacatttaaaactAATACAATTAGAGCACTCATTACAATTCATTAATAAATACATGCCAATCTTGGAAGCTGTTGATTTTTATAATAGCATTTGAGCAAAAAAAGCTAAGACATTACACTGcaacctttttttgtttgtttgtgttcaggggtttttgttggttggttggttgggttgtgttttttttccacaacatATACATAAATCTtgaaaaataagctttaaaGGACATCTACTGAAAGATGAAAACATTGAAATTCCATGACATCAGATTTTGGTTGTCTCCCACCAGGACAGTCTGTAAGCATGAGAAATCCCaagagctgcttttttaaagtgaagctAGCATTTATTACTCATTCACGATTTCAAGCACTTCTAAACACAGCACCTCCTCTGTGACATGGATTGCTAACTGAACCTAGCTGAAGTACCAAAACCAAGTCAAATTCAGCTGGAGTTGATATTTTTGTTACTCAATTCTGCTACTCTATTAGTAGCCAACTATTGTgcttgaaaagggaaaaaaaaaatctcacaaaagATCTACTTCACCAATGGAGACATTACCTTTATCAACACCAAAAAATGCACCACACATCTATAATAAATTTTTCGCATGCCTATCTTAGTATCACACGAGTCTGAAGtagtcagcagaaaaaaaagttaactttgGTTTCTCATCAATGTTCCTGGGTATAGGTTAATCTTTTCAGAACAAGAGCATGACCGACAACAGTACTCCTCTATGGATTAAGAGGCTCAAATAGGCATGGTCAGCATCATTGTCTTGCTACAGACTTAATGTCAGTGTTTCCATAACAGGCTGCACTGACAATTTATAGCAGCTCAAGTCTATGCTTGAACGACACTCCCACATGTCAACATAAAATCAGCAGAAATGGAATAGCAGTGAAACTCATTTGGATTTTGAAAAGTGAAACTGAAAAGGACTAAGAACCATTTCTTCGCTAGTATAGAATACTTTTTTACTAAAAATTGTTTCCACAGCAGAAGTCATAGCatcactttcttctttcctagCAAAAGTTAGCAAAGTGTTGGCTGAAATCTGATCAGCAGCTCTCTCTCCACTATTCCCCTGCCCACCCTGAAGCAACACAGACTTGGAACTCATTAGATCATCCTATTTATTCACAAACTGAAAGAATGATCACATCCTCTCCCTCATTGTGATGAAGTACAAGAGCTGCTTCTAGAGCTCCAGGCCATCATAAGCATTACCACTAAGGTCTTCCAAATAATTTCCCATACTCCTATAAGAAGGAAGTATCTAGCATTAAACAGGTAAATACCTGACAAAGGAAATGGAGACTGAAAAGTTTTCAAGGCCATGTTCATGTATCActtaagaaaatcaaaacaccttttttttaaaaaaacatatgtTTTATTGCATTCCTTTGAAAAAGATATtagcatttctgcaaaattcttgaaaataataAGCAAAACAGACTTTGACATTTTATGCAGACTCCAATATCATTTCAATTAACTGTATTCTTCAGCTATGAGACCCACAAGATTTCAACTATACATTTGACAttcaacaaacaaacaaaccaaaaaaaacccacaaaccacagacacatacacacactcccTCCTTAGAGTCTTtccaaagtaaaacattttaagtacaggatttttttttttaattcaatgaTACATTTCCCATCTTCCACACAGGAGATAAACACATGATATATTACTCTACTTTGagtcttcagaaaagaagaacTCATCTACCTTACACTCCATTATCACCAAGAGATTACTGTATTATAATGCTTTCTCTTGTCAATGGTAAATCCCTTATTTGAACAGGAGCAAGATGAACTCCCACATAAAGAATAAGTAACTAAAAGTGACTTGGACTTATTTGCTGAATAACTTTTTTAATACACAGATGCAACCATGAAGATTACAGGTTGCATGATACAATACATCATCCTGATGGTAGCTGCCTATCATTCAGATTAAAACGTTACACTGTCAAATACCAAAACCTGAAATGTGTATGCAATTAACACTATAAAAATCAGAAGTGGATGCAGCGTGCTGCAGAGAACAAACCTCCGGCTTTTAACATGGGGCCAATGTGGTCCTTAGTTGGGCAACATTTCACTAACTGGACAAAACATTTATGTTTTGCAAAGAATCTCAGTTGGGTATATTCAAACCTGAGTTGAGATCTCCTTTAACTAATTAACCACACAAATTACAATTTAGCTTTGTTATTACTGGGTAGCATACAACTATTGACAAGTACCTGCGgcaagataaataaaaatatttactagaaACAAcaactagtaaaaaaaaataatcccaggGATCTTTAAAAGTACATTATCAAAGAAGAAGTCACACTTAcacattaagaaaaaacttGACTTCAATTCTTCAACAgcctttttaacatttttccacACACATGGAAGAGGTAAATATGTAAGACTCAGAAAAGGCCACAATCaggaggaaaactgaaaaaagttctggaaacaaaaggaaagacattttaaaaggggTAAATACAAGCATAACTGAAAGAATAAGCCAAAAAGCACAAATCCTTCACAATTTTACATTATCCGCATTTTAACATATTGAAGACAGAAAACCTGTACGTATGTACTATGTTCTCTCCCAAAGAACACCATCAAATATAATACAAGTTCTAAATTAATGAATGAGATTAAAAATCGCTAGCAAACTCCTCCTAACAAGGCCTATCTTAACCTTAGCTTTGTCACTACTTCTCAGGCATTCTAACTGATCAGCATAAATATATGATAACTTAAGACAGAAAGCAGTAACTGGTACCTCAGTCCatcaaattttaagaaaatctaaGTTTCTTTTAAGTTCAAGTTAAAATTGTAATAAATTCTACAGCAAAGACCTAATTATAATTTTCTGGAAAGTTTTGCAAAAACCCAGGGGGGAAGAGGGTTGGAATATTACATTCACAATATTTGAAACAAGTTAAGTAAATTATAAAGCAGATATAATGAATACAAACCCTGGAAATACACGAGCATGTGCCAAAGTTAACTctcatttggaagaaaaaaaaaaaaaggcaactacACACAAGCATAGGTAACCACTTGAAGCTCTAAGCCtcaattttcttctcccaagaaTGCTCCAATATGtcagtattttgtttaaaacGAGTAcacatgtaagaaaaaaaatggtttagcTACATACTTTAACCTAGTGACAAATGACAGATAAGAGTAAGACACAGCTAAGTCAGTTACCTTTAACAGTTTTTCcatttagaacaaaaaaaaatagaaattcaaaatacatttccagGCAGGTAGTATTATCAAGATTTCTGCAAAAATTGCTtacattcatttaaattttactttaaaaaaaccccccaaacctgaTACTAAAGTATTTTCCATGCTTGGTCCCATCCTACATGTGTCTGCAAATTTATAGTAGTGCCTTCATCTCTACAAAGATCTGAGGGCACGCAGGAACTTACAGAACTAGATCTTCAAGAACTCAAAGAGCTAGAGCTTCTGGCAGTCAGATACAATCTGACACAGCAAAACgctgcttttgcaaaaataaaatataaaactaaatGACCAAATCCCTCTCAAAGCTGACAAACACAGCCGCTCATGCCGCACAGCAAACTTGCCGCTGAACGCTCCAGCGATACGCGGCCACCGCCACCGCACCTGCACCCAACCACCTTCTCATCCCGCACTT from Grus americana isolate bGruAme1 chromosome 7, bGruAme1.mat, whole genome shotgun sequence encodes the following:
- the ZNF518A gene encoding zinc finger protein 518A gives rise to the protein MPSEKEQCFPDKKQINLLKHNAAKNFSTDTTLGKALVNDPLSMMTQPAILDVNFSYELKNVKIDLPKVNIPNEVLMKHEVDRFRKLFQCKQQTARKSLSLEKMNGSNPTCSEGSHLQNKPEVQFEEGLKTTAKILNFTCTKCKDNIRYSPNDLQKHFQLLHYGELPLYPCEMCNFSANDFQSFKQHRRTHRSTLVKCELCNDEHVYTLLDLTKHFTSKHCVNGHFQCEKCGFSTQDVGTFVQHIHRHNEIPYKCGKCHHVSFTKEEFQKHLLVHASMFPYGCQYCSYSTPRKDYLLKHIIALHRDHLYAKEKLEKDKCEKRIVKTPAGLKLVLRRYKMGASKKALWRRKKISSGSDKTGEKNAQVLRSVNKIQTKSEELNHCMRDVEANEEKDQITYTEKHNFTGGMLSATTAQYNKADDGAGYGLGLLKNAVHGPTVLMVKNNKISVPANYSAKFMGFKMVDGKQHIVIKLLPTSKQNLHLLGQKADPIKDGSATHLLQTADPCGLSSGAIPHVTDQSTLKNSSVHSLTSPPFSCSAPHSGRTKVEKQNNSLLYGRSVSQTVAPSNVAVGKSSNYLPMKLDSAVPPCEVTKVGTRSNISWGSCSPPSHPQVLPPTITNTLHYDPMKMPFFPELKIQNGGVNNSNGTNNLYYSTSVDSSNEGLLSFHNYSKMNTSDNPYSIWMSTDDRYKEFLSSKTVSFQNSRRTESASSYSELMQGLKPEKVVSAQSNINKTYGHTYTKNNSMSSKSQSKCVVDSECFMEDQHNGQQYLDANIHQGFENVAEKLQENGSDCGNSVLMPKITSVFSLRSEQAANYLSPEINQFLQDVLKVKATTQQESHGKSNNCIKLHSDKLLSGHEAGNKAFTHLKSSATACGFQRSPTNVGFHLYKRELNTRCSTNEGTHCGRERQTPRTSFDSQGMDKLSRAPGVGTLLNTHTDAIVTQQLVKDKILPTTPNPSSFLPALQEQKKPHLVHSPPSGFFVPLHLANQPGLQVVSGKSLPSTSSSDGHVMTKGVPASFVLNKGPGMILTFSGAIGTVANVPSDSSQVLGRVASREYGKITVPASKVEGKNDSFRSVRSSCNRRACSTANDSLNSMPFKGPLVIANSSESSVKGITSVKVLSEHQDAVFGSLESVDQQEIKKKQHVYALLPDGQQAVFLKCMTPNKPVVHNHSVFQDNTHYQNCQPKKTGAMQQKLLLKIKTSDTLADTTQSVSNSVPSLQLNNLQSLTPALAQKQTNLTSNDALILPGRLMPANASLASSNPACCVPPVEPVYSKSAGTRLRKDSVESMQVITANSRNNFGSQKSTWSTRNRSAKVKPRLKQTGSKSSETVSVQRNKNFKRKSKDNCPEPPRKKVMLHRKCKEKNQAEVVSESGGPYKPRASKETVRTLKLLPFNSKQLVKCPRRNQPVVVLNHPDADVPEVVNVMKTIAKFKGHVLKVSLSKRTIEALLQPAFCNPLNVTTDDLSQKRHRTIKPISPVKERFVLKLTLKKTSKNNYQIVKTTSDNTLKAKFSCWFCGRIFDNQDNWVGHGQRHLMEATRDWNSLV